GGGCGGCTGTTTATCAGCGGTTCGGAAATCGGATACGATTTGATTGCACAGGGTTCATCCGCAGATCAGGCGTTTTACAACAATTTTCTGAAAACCCAATATGTCCGCGATCAGGTGAGCACCCACAGCGCGAGCGCGGTCTCCGGTGGTATTTTTGACGGAATGGGCAACTTCTTTTTCGATGACGGAAACCACGGCACCTACAATGTGGATTATCCCGATGGCATCAACCCGCGAACCGGTGCGCAATTGTGTTTGAGCTACACCGGTTTTACGCCATCAACATTTGGCGGTGCCGGCGTGCAATACAGCGGCACGTTTGGAAACGGAACGGAAACGGGGCGTCTGGTGTATCTCGGATTCCCGTTTGAAACAATTTATCCGGAATCCGTTCGGGATGAGTTGATGCATCGTGTGCTGACGTTTTTGAGCGATGGTGTTGTCGGTATCGAGCCGGTTGCCGGAACCAGCGTGCCGGAGCATTTTTCGCTGGCGCAAAATTATCCCAATCCCTTCAACCCGGAAACAACCATCGCGTTCGATATTTCCGGTAACGAATCCGCAGATGTGCAGCTCAATATTTTCAATTTACGGGGACAATTGGTGCGCAAACTCGTCAGCGAAAAATTATCACCCGGACAATATGAAGTGCGCTGGAATGCTCAAAACAGCAGCGGTCAGCCGGTTGCCAGCGGTGTGTATTTGTATCAATTGCGGGTTGGCGATGTCATTCAGGTTCGCAAAATGCAGTTGATTCGTTAATTTTTACCGGATATTTTTTCGATACTAAGCTTGAAAATTTGATTTCTCTTTGGCAAGGAAGCAAGCGACCGTCAAACGTCGCTTGTTTTATTTTGGAACATAAACCGGAGTAAACATTGAAGTTACGATTATTCATCCTGATGTTCGCATTCAGTATTTTCGTGAGTTGCCATTCAAAAAAAGGAATCACAGAGAAAATGGATACCAATCCGCTGCCCGAAATCTTGAGTCGGTTGCCAAAACAATTTGCTCCAATTTTGGCTGAACCGGATAAATACCGGTTACAAATTTTATACACCCAAATTGATCGCGACAGCGATAACCAACCGTCGTTTTCCCAATACGATTTTAATTTGAAAATGGACGAATATTTTTATCCCGCCAGCAGCGTAAAACTGGCGGCAACAGCGCTGGCGCTCGAAAAATTGAACGATCTGAACATTGCGGGATTGGACAAATCCAGTCCGCTGACCATTGACAGCGCATCCGCCGGACAAACGGCGGTAACCGGCGATTCGTCCGCAGCCAGCGGCAAAGCCAGCATCGCGCATTACATCAAAAAAATTCTGCTGGTCAGCGATAACGATGCCTTCAATCGCTTATTTGAGTTTGTCGGACAGCGCGATTTCAATCAACGGCTGTGGGAAAAAGGGATGACCGACACAAAAATTCTCCGGCGATTATCCGTCCCCGGAACGCCGGAAATGCAGCAATATGGCAATCCGTTCAATTTTTATGATGGCGAAAAGCTGATTTATCAGCAACCGCAATCCTATAATCCGGATAAAATGCAGGTGAGAATGGACGGGGTGAAGCAGGGGAGAGGCTACATGAGCGGTGACAAATTGATCGAAGAATCGATCGATTTCAGCCATTCGAATTACACGCCGCTGCCGGATTTGCATGGCGTTTTGCGGCGAATTATTTTTCCGGAGAGTTATCCGCCGGCGCAGCGTTTCCGGCTGACGGATGAAGATTATCTTTTTTTGCGACGGTATTTATCGATGCTGCCGCGCGAAAGCGATGATCCGAAATACCCGGATTCACTCACGCAAATTGACGGCAACGCCAAAACACTGATGTTCGGCGATCGAAAAGAGAAAATTCCACCGCGAATTCGTATTTTCAGCAAATCCGGCGGTGCGTACGGCTATCTGATCGAGAATGCCTATATTGTTGATTTTAAAGAAAATGTGGAGTTTTTTCTAACGGCTGTCATTCAGGTTAACGACAACCAGATTTACAACGACGACACCTACGAATACGACACGGTCGGAAAACCGTTTTTGGCGGCATTGGGTCGTGCGGTTTACAATTTCGAGCGAAACCGGAAAAAAGAATATCCGCCGGATTTATCAAAATTCCAGCGGATACATCAATCAAATTAATTTTAGTTGCAATCAGTTTACGGAAAAGGTTGCACTTTTGAGCACGTTTCCGGCAGCGTCGACCACATCAACCCGCCAGCTTCCCGTCCATTCCGGGGCGAGTGTTTTGGAGCTCCAGGTTCGCCACGGGCTGCCTTTTATGTTCAGATCAACTTTGCTGCGCTCGGTATCGCCATGATACCACACATGCGAAACCTGAACAGAATCGGTTGCACCGGAAATTTTGGTGAAACAATACAGTTGTTCGGTTGTGCTGCTGAACGCGGTGTCTGCACCAACAGGTTGGCGATCTTCCACAGATGTGCAAATAACCAGCTCATCCACCTGCAGCGCCGTTGAATCCTGCGCATACGAAGCTATTGTAAATATTGCACATAGCGCAAAAATTAATGATAATTTATTCATTGCTTATCCCTTCGATTGGTTTGAATGACAATCTGTTCACACTCAAAACTTAAAATCATATTTAACATCCTACAACATTTTTTTGGGAATAATTAACAAAATTGACTGAAGCTAATAATAATATTGAATTTAGCGAATCTATTCGGGTTGATGCGGATGGACGAACATTGCTCATATTTCGCGATGGCGAATGGCAAAAATGGCAGCGCTTTGACGAATCGACCGGGAAATTTTACAAAATGATTTTTGTAGCACCGGAAAAACCGCCAACAGTTGAAATCAGCGGCATAAAAATGCACGTGACGCAGGATGGCAACCCGGAAATAGACACCGATCGCAAGCTAAAAGCGTTAGGTAAAGTGCACGGTAAAATGCTGGATACCTGTTGCGGATTGGGTTACACGGCTTCTGCGTTGGCGGCGAAAAATGAAATTTCCGGCGTGTTGTGCATCGAACGGGATGAAAATATGCTCGCACTCTGCCGGGATAATCCGTTCAGCCGCGCGTTGTTCGAATCGCCGAAAATCGAGTTGCGTCGCGGCGACAGTGCCGAAATTATCAAAACGTTGGATGACCGCAGTTTTGCCGGCATATTGCACGATCCACCAAGATTTTCGCTCTCACCCGGTTTGTACGAACAGCAGTTTTATAATGAGTGCTTTCGCGTATTGCAACATCGCGGCAAAATGTATCACTACACCGGCGATCCCAATCGCGAAACGCGCAAACGCGGTTTGCCGGAGCGCGCCGCGGAACGGCTCAAAACAGCGGGATTCAGTAAGGTAAAATTGGCGTATCAGGGCGTTTGGGCAATGAAATAGGTGGTATTTCTTCGCCATTAAAAATGGCGGGTGATGCCAAATCCCAATCGCAGATGATCTATTTCGGCTGATTTATCCGAGCCCACAATAAATTGCGAGGGATTGATCCGGCTGTTGTTTGTGACAAACAAATGAAAAACGTGCCCGCCGGTTTCGATGTCCAGCCCGGTTGCAAAATGATTGTGCGATTTTGTGCCCAGTTCATCAGCACGGACAAATCCCTGATATCCAGAAATAATGGGATTTAGCTCCAGCCAAAAACTCCACATTTGGTTCAGATAAAATTGGTAATAATTTCCGAGCGTAAACGTGTACTGATTTTCAACCGTAAAAATATTGCTGTTGTATAAATATGATGGCACAATGCCGATCCCAAATTTTTTGTTGAACAGCATCGTGTTGTAAACCAGTTGGGTATAATATTGGAAGTTTTCTCCGGCGAGGCTGCCGCGATTCAGCGATTCCGGCACTTCCGTATTTACCGCAATGCCACCGCGAATCGCAATAACTCCGGGGAGCGTTTCGCTGCGAATCTGGAATAATTTTAGCTTTAGCTGCAAATCCATATTGTCCAGCAAGTTGCTGTGCCCGAGTGAAACCATTATTTTGTTGGTGATGCCGTAGCTGATGGCTGTACGAATTTGCGCCGGTCCGTCGATGCCCCAAAATGCACGAAATCCTTCTTTTATTGCAGGCAAAAACCTGTGCGAAATTTCATACATAAAATCGCCTTTGCCCAAGGTTTCGGTTGTCGGAAAATTGGCGGTCATCGGTGAATGGAATAGTGCCAGATCCACTGTTTTTGGCGGTTCGCTGCGCTGCCATTTCGGCTGTGCGATGCATTCTATGGATAGCCACAACACGCTGACGCAAAATAAAATCGCTATTTTTTGCAATTGTTTTTCCTCCGGTTTGACCGCTGAATTATCGCTGTAAAATTATTATTTACTTTCGTTTAGATAAAAATCGAGATGCAGCTTTATTTCATTGCTCACCTTCACAAAAGCAGCCAGTGATGGCGCTTCGATGTTAAAATCGGAGAGCAACACCACGAAATCGCAAACGACGCGCATACGCCCGTCAGTTTCAATGGTAACAATCCCCGGTATTTCCATTTCTTGGGATACACCATGGATGAACATCTTGCCGGTTGTCCAAATTTGAAATGCTGTTACCGTCGAATCAATTTTTTCGACCGAAGAAATCTGTCCTTCAAATGAGGTAAACTGCCATTTTGGGGTTTCCAGCACATCGCGCATATCACGATCGCGTTTGCTCATTCCGGTTTCGAGGGTGTTCAAATCCACTTCAAAATAGAGCTTGCTGTTCGTTTGAAACATCGAATCGCCTTCCCAATACAGATAGCCGTCGATGTTGTCCGTTACACCATCAAATGTTAACACCACAACTTCCGATGTAAACTGAACCAGATTTTTCGCAGATGTATCAACCTGCCATTCTGATGCAAAAACTGTATTTTGGAAAAATGATAGCAAAAGAACGAGCAAAAAACTTCGCATATTAAAATTTCCTTTGTATAATCGGAGTGTTCATTCTGGTTTAATCCGGCAGTGCTCCATTTTCAATCCAAACCTGAATAGAATCGATAACAGATTGGGAGAGCGGCGGTAAACCGAGTGGCATGCGGGTACCGAGAATATTTTCGCCGGATATTTTCAGAAGCAAATAGCTTTGTTCCGGAAAGCCGGGTTCGATCCTGTCCAATCCCGGGTTTTGCGAATTGGGAACATTTACAATTTGCGCATATGCCTTCCCCGCAGTAAGTTCCGGACGAACAGCACCACCGTGGCAGTTTCCGGATGCACACAACGGAGTAAATACAGAATCTTGTATCGAAGAAAATTTCGCCCGAATTGATTGAACACCACTGCCGTTATCAAAAACAGTTGGGGCACTTTCAGTAATATTTTCCGCACATCCGATCAGCGTTAAAAATGCAATTATGAGCCCACTAATCAATTGATTATGTTTCATTCAATCTCCATTATCATTACTGTTTTCTCACAGTTTTTCAAAATAAAGATGTTCGTTTAATTTCACAACTCAATCTAAAAATCCGGACAAAAACAGATGACTAATAGTGGAATGGTTTTTGCTATCTGATAGATGTCTAAACAGTAATTTTCACAACACAAATTAATCGCCGCTGCATTTTATAACACAACAACTGGAGGAGATCCTATGCTTTTGAGTCTTCGATTAAAAAGGTGTCGATGTTCATCATGGCATTTTGTTTTGAGCAGTTTGATGGCTTTTCTATTTATTGGCGAACTTGCCGCAGATACCGGATTTAATACACAACTGCAATCCGGCGATCTGGAAAGTCAGGTCATCAATATTTTTGCAGAAAACTGCGCGTTAGCAGGTTGTCATGCCGGCACACCGCCGATGATGAACTTGAAACTAACCGAAGATGAATTTTTGCAGCGCACCGTAAATCAGCCCAGTATTGAAAATCCGAAAATGCTTCGGATTAAACCGGGAGAGCCGGACAGTAGCTATCTCGTTCAAAAAATAATGGGTGCGGAAGGCATTATCGGTCAAAAAATGCCCTTTGGCCGTGATCCGTTGAGCAGTGCCCAAATCGCGACAATTATTGAATGGATCAAACAGATGAAAGCGGCAGATGTCGCCAATCTGGAAGCGCCTAGCCCCGATCCGGTGCTGCCATTCAACGCCTGGAAAGTGGTGAATATCCCAACCGCGCGGATGGTTGATCGCGGAAATTATCTGTTTTTGATCAGCCACCGTTTTTTCCCAAAACTGGACACCGGATACGATACCTTCTTCGGGCTGGATGGCTCGGGCATCATTTTCCTTAATTTGGGATACGCGTTTACGAATAACCTTTTTGTCAATTTGGGGCGCAGTAATGCCGCAGATAACGTTCAACTGGATGTCAAATATGGTATAAAACAGCAATATCCCGGTGATAAATTTCCGGTTGCTGCGGCTGTGCAAACGTCAATTAACTGGCAAAGTGAGAAAAGACCGGGATTGGATCGCATGCGATCGGAAGCTTTCAAATACAGTTTTCAGGCGATTTTATCCAGCCAACTGCATGAAAATGTTGGACTTACAGTATCACCCGGAATACTGCTCAATCAGGATAGCGAAACCGATGGCGAGGATGCCCTGATAACCATCGGCGTTGGCGGTCGGGCGCATGTCTGGAAATCCATTTCCCTGATTGGCGAATGGGTGCCGATCATCAGCGGATACACACCAACCGCAACTTTTGGCGAAATCAACCGGTTTGACACCTGGGGCGGCGGCATCGAATTATCTGTCGGTGCGCACGCTTTCCAGATTATTGTCACCAATTCTGCCGGTCTCACAACGGATCAATACATGCGCGGCGGCGGGCTGGACCTCGGTGAAGGCGATTTCCGGCTGGGTTTTAACATATTTAGACCGCTACAATTCTAAAGGAGAACATTTATGCGACGTTTGAAATTATATGCACGTTTTTTGAAGCTGTTTGGCTTTTGTTTCATGTTACATCTTGTGTTGAGCGGTTGTGAGCATCTCGCGCTCACAGAGCCGCAGCCGATTCCGCCGGGTTCCAACGAAGTGGATACTTTGGCAACATTCAGCGCTATTCAGCGGAATATTCTGAACACAAAATGCGCTTTGTCCGGCTGTCATGTTGGCGGTTCCAGCCAGTTGCCGGGTGTACTGGATTTGAGCGATGGTGTGGCGTATCAAAATTTGGTGAATGTGCCCAGCATCGAAAAACCGGAATTTGACCGGATAGAACCCGGCCAACCGGACAGCAGTTATCTATTCCTCAAAATTGTCGGCACCAATATTGTTGGTCAGCGGATGCCGTTTGGGCGTGATCCTTTGACCCAAAGAGAAATTGACGCTGTTCGGAAATGGATCAGCGGCGCGGCTAATAACTAATTGTAATTCAATGATTTACGGAATGATTAAAATCCGTAAATCTGTCCATTAATCTAAATCGAGGATATTATTTATGAATAGATTTTCATCCCAAAAAATGATTGCAATGGCAATATTTGCGATTGTTTTCAGTGTGAGTCAAGTCGGCTTTGGGCAAGATGCCGTGAAAGAAAAGGTTGATCTGGAAATCGTTATAAAACCTGTTGGCGATCAAATGTTATACGAAACCACGGAATTTACGGTAACTGCCGGCAGCAAAGTTCGGGTAATTATGGAAAACACAGCAACATCGGAAGCGATGCTGCACAACGTCGTTATCCTGAAACCGGAGACAGATAAAGCAAAAATCGGAATCGCTGCTATACAAGCAGGTGCAGATAAGGGCTATATTCCTGTCGATCCGGCAGTACTGTTTTACACCGAGATCACCAAACCCGGAGAGAA
The window above is part of the Calditrichia bacterium genome. Proteins encoded here:
- a CDS encoding serine hydrolase, which produces MDTNPLPEILSRLPKQFAPILAEPDKYRLQILYTQIDRDSDNQPSFSQYDFNLKMDEYFYPASSVKLAATALALEKLNDLNIAGLDKSSPLTIDSASAGQTAVTGDSSAASGKASIAHYIKKILLVSDNDAFNRLFEFVGQRDFNQRLWEKGMTDTKILRRLSVPGTPEMQQYGNPFNFYDGEKLIYQQPQSYNPDKMQVRMDGVKQGRGYMSGDKLIEESIDFSHSNYTPLPDLHGVLRRIIFPESYPPAQRFRLTDEDYLFLRRYLSMLPRESDDPKYPDSLTQIDGNAKTLMFGDRKEKIPPRIRIFSKSGGAYGYLIENAYIVDFKENVEFFLTAVIQVNDNQIYNDDTYEYDTVGKPFLAALGRAVYNFERNRKKEYPPDLSKFQRIHQSN
- a CDS encoding DUF2914 domain-containing protein, coding for MNKLSLIFALCAIFTIASYAQDSTALQVDELVICTSVEDRQPVGADTAFSSTTEQLYCFTKISGATDSVQVSHVWYHGDTERSKVDLNIKGSPWRTWSSKTLAPEWTGSWRVDVVDAAGNVLKSATFSVN
- a CDS encoding methyltransferase domain-containing protein, which encodes MLIFRDGEWQKWQRFDESTGKFYKMIFVAPEKPPTVEISGIKMHVTQDGNPEIDTDRKLKALGKVHGKMLDTCCGLGYTASALAAKNEISGVLCIERDENMLALCRDNPFSRALFESPKIELRRGDSAEIIKTLDDRSFAGILHDPPRFSLSPGLYEQQFYNECFRVLQHRGKMYHYTGDPNRETRKRGLPERAAERLKTAGFSKVKLAYQGVWAMK
- a CDS encoding YceI family protein, producing the protein MRSFLLVLLLSFFQNTVFASEWQVDTSAKNLVQFTSEVVVLTFDGVTDNIDGYLYWEGDSMFQTNSKLYFEVDLNTLETGMSKRDRDMRDVLETPKWQFTSFEGQISSVEKIDSTVTAFQIWTTGKMFIHGVSQEMEIPGIVTIETDGRMRVVCDFVVLLSDFNIEAPSLAAFVKVSNEIKLHLDFYLNESK